The following coding sequences lie in one Musa acuminata AAA Group cultivar baxijiao chromosome BXJ1-8, Cavendish_Baxijiao_AAA, whole genome shotgun sequence genomic window:
- the LOC135588682 gene encoding ras-related protein RABA4d-like, which translates to MDYVFKMVVIGDSAVGKSQLLSRFSKNEFSADIRATVGVEFQTKTVRIDDKLVKTQIWDTAGQERYGAVTGAYYRGALGALIVYDVTKHPSFDHIPRWLDELRHRADPNVVIMLVGNKCDLEGLRAVPTEAGKKLAEREGLLFLETSALDATNVEKAFHMVLERIYRRVSRKSLGGADGERGFNSSLGGTVLDVKVGQQNTTHRCCSQQ; encoded by the coding sequence ATGGATTATGTGTTCAAGATGGTAGTGATCGGCGACTCTGCGGTCGGCAAGTCGCAGCTGCTGTCGCGATTCTCGAAGAACGAGTTCAGCGCCGACATCCGGGCCACCGTCGGAGTCGAGTTCCAGACCAAGACGGTCCGCATCGACGATAAGCTCGTCAAGACCCAGATCTGGGACACGGCCGGGCAGGAGCGGTACGGGGCCGTCACCGGCGCCTACTACCGCGGCGCCCTGGGCGCGCTCATCGTCTACGACGTGACCAAGCACCCTAGCTTCGACCACATCCCCCGGTGGCTTGACGAGCTCCGCCACCGGGCCGACCCCAACGTGGTCATCATGCTCGTCGGCAATAAGTGCGACCTCGAGGGGCTGAGGGCGGTGCCGACGGAGGCCGGGAAGAAGCTGGCGGAGAGGGAAGGCCTGCTGTTCCTGGAGACGTCGGCGCTGGACGCGACCAATGTGGAGAAGGCCTTCCACATGGTTCTGGAGAGGATTTATCGGCGGGTGAGCAGGAAGTCGCTCGGCGGTGCCGATGGCGAACGGGGGTTCAACTCCTCCCTCGGCGGGACAGTGCTGGATGTCAAGGTCGGTCAGCAGAATACTACTCACCGGTGCTGCTCACAACAGTAG
- the LOC135588680 gene encoding asparagine--tRNA ligase, cytoplasmic 1-like, whose translation MPIYTPSPPAALLTSSPIIPLITIALVIMASAQRAAAGRNQLLRVPPPIQRFKYSKRVVLKSILDREDKGLAVAGQRVVVGGWVNSRKERAEVDGAPIPTPPAEADDVLFGEVHVQYVPFLRPKSSIPVGGGRGAQALAAKDKHIIIYLLINDGSCSSNLQLVMDSSMSIPGQVVAVGNSILVEGVLRRSWTGRRRVVELIVEKVLYVGAVDLKTYPLAKPQPSLLFLRDHPHLRPRFITIGTVARIRSNLTCACHAFFDDLGIIHVHMPIITSLATGTQSQRFQVTTLLDAADQGHVDLEVFKAAVQEKRSRIDKLRRGGNNKEALVAAEEDLERSKELVRVLEQRQKTATVYVGEVKLSEDFFGRAVYLSTSAGLHLESYACALSGVYTIGPVFQADESQSTKKLAEMWMVEAELAFVELEDVMNCAEDLLHSLCYSLLATAGNDLKFASKHIDSDCIKRLQSITSRPFDRITYSKALDILNQVKDRSFLTEAVWGTSLSEEHERYLADDFFENPVIVYEFPKEIKPFYVRGNANLITVSAFEIIAPKVGVLVRGSQKEERLDVISKRIGEVGLPHEQYDWYMDLCRYGSVQRSGFSLDLEKMVVMATGITDAEDAIPFPRARGNAKL comes from the exons ATGCCAATATATACGCCATCTCCGCCAGCTGCCCTCCTCACCTCCTCTCCCATCATTCCATTAATTACCATTGCCCTCGTAATCATGGCGTCTGCACAACGCGCCGCCGCTGGCAGAAACCAGCTGCTGCGGGTGCCGCCGCCGATCCAGCGGTTCAAGTACTCCAAGCGGGTGGTGCTGAAATCGATCCTGGACCGCGAGGACAAAGGGCTGGCAGTAGCGGGGCAGCGAGTCGTGGTCGGAGGATGGGTCAACTCTCGCAAGGAGAGAGCCGAAGTCGACGGTGCACCCATCCCAACGCCGCCGGCCGAAGCGGACGACGTCCTTTTCGGCGAAGTCCACGTGCAATACGTCCCCTTCCTGAGGCCGAAATCGAGCATTCCGGTCGGCGGCGGCCGCGGCGCCCAGGCCCTTGCGGCGAAGGACAAGCACATCATCATATACTTGCTAATCAACGACGGGTCCTGCAGTAGTAATCTTCAG CTTGTGATGGACTCTTCCATGTCCATTCCCGGCCAAGTTGTCGCCGTCGGGAACTCCATCTTGGTCGAAGGCGTGCTGCGGAGGAGTTGGACAGGAAGAAGGCGTGTAGTCGAGCTCATAGTGGAGAAGGTGCTGTACGTTGGGGCCGTCGATCTAAAGACTTATCCACTAGCGAAGCCGCAACCCTCATTGCTGTTCCTCAGAGACCATCCCCACCTTCGTCCTCGTTTCATTACG ATTGGAACTGTGGCTCGCATTCGGAGTAACCTAACTTGTGCTTGTCATGCGTTCTTCGACGACCTCGGGATCATACACGTCCACATGCCCATCATCACATCTCTTGCCACGGGAACCCAAAGCCAGAGGTTCCAGGTTACAACCCTCCTCGACGCAGCAGATCAAGGACATGTCGACCTCGAAGTGTTCAAGGCAGCAGTCCAGGAGAAGAGGAGCAGAATAGATAAGCTACGTAGAGGTGGCAACAACAAGGAAGCTCTGGTCGCGGCAGAAGAAGACCTGGAGAGGTCCAAGGAGCTGGTTCGAGTACTGGAACAGAGGCAGAAGACAGCCACGGTGTACGTCGGAGAAGTGAAGCTCTCCGAGGATTTCTTCGGGCGTGCGGTGTACCTCTCGACCTCAGCTGGGCTTCACCTTGAAAGCTACGCGTGTGCACTCTCTGGAGTCTACACCATTGGACCTGTGTTTCAAGCGGATGAGTCCCAGTCCACGAAGAAGCTGGCGGAGATGTGGATGGTGGAAGCCGAACTGGCTTTCGTAGAACTTGAG GACGTCATGAACTGCGCAGAGGACCTGCTGCATTCCCTCTGCTATTCCCTGTTGGCGACGGCAGGCAACGATCTCAAGTTTGCATCAAAACATATAGATAGCGACTGCATCAAGCGACTGCAGTCGATAACCTCAAGACCTTTTGATCGAATCACCTATTCCAAGGCACTTGACATCCTGAATCAG GTAAAGGACAGATCTTTCCTGACAGAAGCTGTCTGGGGAACCAGTCTCTCGGAAGAACACGAGAG GTATCTGGCGGATGACTTCTTCGAGAATCCAGTGATCGTGTATGAGTTCCCCAAAGAGATCAAACCATTCTACGTGCGAGGGAATGCTAATCTCATAACAGTTTCTGCTTTCGAAATCATCGCACCCAAA GTCGGAGTTCTggttagaggaagccaaaaggaggaaagattggaCGTGATCAGCAAGAG GATCGGGGAAGTTGGTCTCCCGCATGAACAGTACGACTGGTACATGGATCTCTGCAGGTATGGCTCCGTTCAGCGTTCAGGTTTCAGCCTCGATCTCGAGAAGATGGTCGTGATGGCCACTGGAATTACCGATGCCGAGGATGCAATTCCGTTCCCCAGAGCTCGTGGCAATGCTAAACTGTAA
- the LOC103995733 gene encoding uncharacterized protein At1g05835 yields the protein MVLKLAPLLAVVFLLTSHGSAARCRDNKPRVQQTQVGFGEPPKFVVVVQNSCPMCPAVDVHINCGGFPQSLADPKVLMVIGYDDCVVNGGLPLAPLQKLSFNYTHERFGMSPKSWFLQCE from the exons ATGGTCCTCAAGTTGGCTCCTCTGCTTGCGGTCGTCTTCCTGCTAACCAGCCATG GATCGGCGGCGAGGTGCAGAGACAACAAGCCGAGGGTGCAGCAGACGCAGGTGGGCTTCGGCGAGCCGCCGAAGTTCGTGGTGGTGGTGCAGAACAGCTGCCCGATGTGCCCCGCCGTTGACGTGCACATCAACTGCGGAGGCTTCCCTCAGTCGCTTGCGGACCCGAAGGTGCTGATGGTGATCGGCTACGACGACTGCGTCGTCAACGGAGGACTGCCTCTGGCGCCGCTCCAGAAGCTCTCCTTCAACTACACCCACGAGAGGTTTGGCATGTCGCCCAAGTCTTGGTTCTTGCAGTGCGAGTGA